The Oryza glaberrima chromosome 9, OglaRS2, whole genome shotgun sequence genome includes a window with the following:
- the LOC127784234 gene encoding TORTIFOLIA1-like protein 2 isoform X1: protein MKSSAVTSKGKAVFELKHRLVQAINKIADRDTYQIGLDELEKATDTLPPDMVGPFLSCVVDTDAEQKSAVRKECIKVIGTLARSHGSLVAPHMTKMVTSIVKRLKDADSVVRDACVDTCGTLALCARDYGDGGAALVALVRPLFESLGEQNRYVQAGAASCLAKVIDESNYFPGPVLPQMLVRVVKLLKNPHFMAKPAVIELIRSIIQAEGASTEQSLTSALTSIMDALKSSDWTTRKAASIALSSIALSSGYLVASFRTSCLRSLERSKFDKVKPVRDAITQAIQLWKAIPGSDTPEPSEAGSSTKENFFGDHHDGRSINDGGSRDTSFRRVDPASSVSAISGNSITSSKKRSPLSINEIALNNAANQQRSKLSDWHVEISVPKQNMIPLVDFEEKVSGNGSMLKGSNRSPYEIVDNDSKYEYDPMDDKQDCSSMSEVASRSCETKHVTSAQECVEDCDSARDIEQFPRAQKSKSIDSTVTDITSHGTHTCCLSAMKELSHIRKQLQEMERKQANIFDMLQEFMSNSVENMSVLSMKVHNLENAVDKTVYTITQSESRYHLPGSKFIKNQSATSSPRVSTSTPRSSVDANYKPPPIPHLKQEKKWMQDQPSKGLNMGVKEGEFLKSHTHDKTRKPGVVRSESTLGRYVPSSARTRASGVKGNFPVSLTNSCEQPELQNALRASKEFDGNDDMESAYVEALNSGDCDYLIDVMDRTGPVLEKLSRETTSELLRVIAGQFLNKKMFDLALPWLQQVADLSMIYKPSQLFVSVRAQKEFLALLEEAATSGSTEPAIRIAIAQLAFKLTKVCEVAPCRKVLSRVCRGNETIMATAM, encoded by the exons ATGAAGTCCAGTGCGGTTACCTCCAAAGGCAAGGCCGTGTTCGAGCTGAAGCACAGGCTGGTCCAGGCCATCAACAAGATTGCAGACAGGGACACCTACCAGATTGGATTGGATGAGCTTGAGAAGGCCACTGACACCTTGCCTCCTGACATGGTTGGTCCCTTCTTGTCTTGCGTGGTTGACACCGATGCCGAGCAGAAGAGTGCGGTGAGGAAGGAGTGCATCAAGGTGATTGGCACATTGGCTCGGTCCCATGGAAGCCTAGTGGCACCTCACATGACGAAGATGGTGACCAGCATTGTCAAGCGCCTCAAGGATGCTGACTCTGTTGTTAGGGATGCCTGTGTTGATACCTGTGGTACCCTTGCATTGTGTGCTAGAGATTATGGGGATGGTGGCGCTGCATTGGTTGCGTTGGTGCGGCCCTTGTTTGAATCACTTGGTGAGCAGAATAGGTATGTTCAGGCTGGGGCAGCGTCTTGCTTGGCCAAGGTTATTGACGAGAGCAATTACTTCCCGGGCCCTGTTCTCCCGCAGATGCTTGTTCGTGTTGTTAAACTGCTCAAGAATCCCCATTTCATGGCAAAGCCTGCAGTGATTGAGTTGATCAGAAGTATTATTCAG GCTGAAGGTGCTTCTACAGAGCAGTCTTTAACATCTGCTCTAACAAGTATTATGGATGCCCTGAAGAGTAGTGATTGGACTACAAGGAAAGCAGCTTCAATAGCTCTATCTAGTATTGCTCTCAGTTCTGGATATCTGGTTGCCTCCTTTAGAACTTCCTGCCTTCGCTCCCTTGAACGTTCTAAATTTGACAAG GTCAAACCAGTGCGTGATGCAATTACCCAAGCCATTCAGTTGTGGAAGGCTATTCCAGGGTCTGATACTCCCGAGCCATCAGAAGCTGGATCATCCACAAAAG AAAACTTCTTTGGTGACCATCATGATGGTAGAAGTATAAATGATGGTGGATCACGAGACACTTCTTTCAGGAGAGTTGATCCTGCATCTTCTGTTTCTGCAATCAGTGGCAATTCTATTACTTCATCAAAGAAGAGATCTCCTCTGTCTATCAATGAAATAGCCCTGAATAATGCTGCAAATCAGCAACGCTCGAAGTTGAGCGATTGGCATGTTGAGATATCTGTTCCTAAGCAGAATATGATACCATTAGTTGATTTTGAAGAAAAGGTGTCTGGCAATGGTTCCATGCTAAAGGGTTCAAATAGAAGTCCATATGAAATCGTAGACAATGACAGCAAGTATGAGTATGACCCCATGGATGATAAACAAGATTGCTCCTCTATGTCAGAAGTAGCCAGCAGGAGTTGTGAGACAAAGCATGTCACTTCTGCTCAGGAATGCGTTGAGGATTGTGATTCTGCAAGAGACATTGAGCAATTCCCCAGGGCTCAAAAGAGTAAGAGCATAGACTCCACTGTTACAGATATCACTTCACATGGGACACATACTTGCTGTTTGAGTGCAATGAAAGAACTATCTCATATCAGGAAGCAGCTTCAAGAGATGGAGAGGAAGCAAGCAAATATCTTTGATATGTTGCAG GAATTCATGTCTAACTCAGTGGAGAACATGTCAGTATTAAGCATGAAAGTGCATAATTTGGAGAATGCTGTAGACAAAACTGTGTACACAATTACTCAAAGTGAAAGCCGCTATCACCTTCCTGGTTCCAAGTTTATTAAGAACCAAAGTGCCACTTCTTCACCGAGGGTTTCTACTTCTACACCTAGATCATCTGTGGATGCTAACTATAAGCCACCACCAATTCCTCATTTGAAACAAGAGAAAAAGTGGATGCAAGATCAACCATCAAAGGGCTTAAACATGGGTGTAAAAGAGGGGGAATTTCTAAAGAGTCATACTCATGACAAAACTAGAAAGCCTGGGGTTGTGAGATCGGAAAGTACTCTGGGAAGATATGTTCCAAGCTCAGCAAGGACTCGAGCATCAGGGGTTAAGGGAAACTTTCCAGTTTCACTTACCAATTCCTGTGAGCAGCCTGAGCTGCAAAATGCATTGCGTGCTTCTAAAGAATTTGATGGTAATGATGACATGGAGTCTGCATATGTAGAAGCCCTGAACAGTGGTGACTGTGATTATCTGATTGACGTAATGGATAGAACTGGACCTGTTCTTGAGAAATTGTCACGTGAAACAACAAGTGAACTTTTGAGGGTTATAGCTGGCCAGTTTctgaataaaaaaatgtttgatttgGCACTGCCTTGGCTTCAACAG GTAGCGGATTTGAGCATGATTTATAAGCCAAGTCAACTTTTTGTGTCTGTGAGAGCACAAAAGGAGTTCCTTGCTTTATTGGAGGAAGCTGCAACAAGTGGATCTACAGAGCCAGCAATCAGAATTGCCATTGCACAGCTTGCATTtaaactgacaaaagtttgtgAGGTTGCACCATGCAG gaaagttttgagtAGAGTGTGCAGAGGAAATGAAACTATCATGGCCACTGCGATGTGA
- the LOC127784234 gene encoding TORTIFOLIA1-like protein 2 isoform X2 — protein MKSSAVTSKGKAVFELKHRLVQAINKIADRDTYQIGLDELEKATDTLPPDMVGPFLSCVVDTDAEQKSAVRKECIKVIGTLARSHGSLVAPHMTKMVTSIVKRLKDADSVVRDACVDTCGTLALCARDYGDGGAALVALVRPLFESLGEQNRYVQAGAASCLAKVIDESNYFPGPVLPQMLVRVVKLLKNPHFMAKPAVIELIRSIIQAEGASTEQSLTSALTSIMDALKSSDWTTRKAASIALSSIALSSGYLVASFRTSCLRSLERSKFDKVKPVRDAITQAIQLWKAIPGSDTPEPSEAGSSTKENFFGDHHDGRSINDGGSRDTSFRRVDPASSVSAISGNSITSSKKRSPLSINEIALNNAANQQRSKLSDWHVEISVPKQNMIPLVDFEEKVSGNGSMLKGSNRSPYEIVDNDSKYEYDPMDDKQDCSSMSEVASRSCETKHVTSAQECVEDCDSARDIEQFPRAQKSKSIDSTVTDITSHGTHTCCLSAMKELSHIRKQLQEMERKQANIFDMLQEFMSNSVENMSVLSMKVHNLENAVDKTVYTITQSESRYHLPGSKFIKNQSATSSPRVSTSTPRSSVDANYKPPPIPHLKQEKKWMQDQPSKGLNMGVKEGEFLKSHTHDKTRKPGVVRSESTLGRYVPSSARTRASGVKGNFPVSLTNSCEQPELQNALRASKEFDGNDDMESAYVEALNSGDCDYLIDVMDRTGPVLEKLSRETTSELLRVIAGQFLNKKMFDLALPWLQQVADLSMIYKPSQLFVSVRAQKEFLALLEEAATSGSTEPAIRIAIAQLAFKLTKVCEVAPCSFE, from the exons ATGAAGTCCAGTGCGGTTACCTCCAAAGGCAAGGCCGTGTTCGAGCTGAAGCACAGGCTGGTCCAGGCCATCAACAAGATTGCAGACAGGGACACCTACCAGATTGGATTGGATGAGCTTGAGAAGGCCACTGACACCTTGCCTCCTGACATGGTTGGTCCCTTCTTGTCTTGCGTGGTTGACACCGATGCCGAGCAGAAGAGTGCGGTGAGGAAGGAGTGCATCAAGGTGATTGGCACATTGGCTCGGTCCCATGGAAGCCTAGTGGCACCTCACATGACGAAGATGGTGACCAGCATTGTCAAGCGCCTCAAGGATGCTGACTCTGTTGTTAGGGATGCCTGTGTTGATACCTGTGGTACCCTTGCATTGTGTGCTAGAGATTATGGGGATGGTGGCGCTGCATTGGTTGCGTTGGTGCGGCCCTTGTTTGAATCACTTGGTGAGCAGAATAGGTATGTTCAGGCTGGGGCAGCGTCTTGCTTGGCCAAGGTTATTGACGAGAGCAATTACTTCCCGGGCCCTGTTCTCCCGCAGATGCTTGTTCGTGTTGTTAAACTGCTCAAGAATCCCCATTTCATGGCAAAGCCTGCAGTGATTGAGTTGATCAGAAGTATTATTCAG GCTGAAGGTGCTTCTACAGAGCAGTCTTTAACATCTGCTCTAACAAGTATTATGGATGCCCTGAAGAGTAGTGATTGGACTACAAGGAAAGCAGCTTCAATAGCTCTATCTAGTATTGCTCTCAGTTCTGGATATCTGGTTGCCTCCTTTAGAACTTCCTGCCTTCGCTCCCTTGAACGTTCTAAATTTGACAAG GTCAAACCAGTGCGTGATGCAATTACCCAAGCCATTCAGTTGTGGAAGGCTATTCCAGGGTCTGATACTCCCGAGCCATCAGAAGCTGGATCATCCACAAAAG AAAACTTCTTTGGTGACCATCATGATGGTAGAAGTATAAATGATGGTGGATCACGAGACACTTCTTTCAGGAGAGTTGATCCTGCATCTTCTGTTTCTGCAATCAGTGGCAATTCTATTACTTCATCAAAGAAGAGATCTCCTCTGTCTATCAATGAAATAGCCCTGAATAATGCTGCAAATCAGCAACGCTCGAAGTTGAGCGATTGGCATGTTGAGATATCTGTTCCTAAGCAGAATATGATACCATTAGTTGATTTTGAAGAAAAGGTGTCTGGCAATGGTTCCATGCTAAAGGGTTCAAATAGAAGTCCATATGAAATCGTAGACAATGACAGCAAGTATGAGTATGACCCCATGGATGATAAACAAGATTGCTCCTCTATGTCAGAAGTAGCCAGCAGGAGTTGTGAGACAAAGCATGTCACTTCTGCTCAGGAATGCGTTGAGGATTGTGATTCTGCAAGAGACATTGAGCAATTCCCCAGGGCTCAAAAGAGTAAGAGCATAGACTCCACTGTTACAGATATCACTTCACATGGGACACATACTTGCTGTTTGAGTGCAATGAAAGAACTATCTCATATCAGGAAGCAGCTTCAAGAGATGGAGAGGAAGCAAGCAAATATCTTTGATATGTTGCAG GAATTCATGTCTAACTCAGTGGAGAACATGTCAGTATTAAGCATGAAAGTGCATAATTTGGAGAATGCTGTAGACAAAACTGTGTACACAATTACTCAAAGTGAAAGCCGCTATCACCTTCCTGGTTCCAAGTTTATTAAGAACCAAAGTGCCACTTCTTCACCGAGGGTTTCTACTTCTACACCTAGATCATCTGTGGATGCTAACTATAAGCCACCACCAATTCCTCATTTGAAACAAGAGAAAAAGTGGATGCAAGATCAACCATCAAAGGGCTTAAACATGGGTGTAAAAGAGGGGGAATTTCTAAAGAGTCATACTCATGACAAAACTAGAAAGCCTGGGGTTGTGAGATCGGAAAGTACTCTGGGAAGATATGTTCCAAGCTCAGCAAGGACTCGAGCATCAGGGGTTAAGGGAAACTTTCCAGTTTCACTTACCAATTCCTGTGAGCAGCCTGAGCTGCAAAATGCATTGCGTGCTTCTAAAGAATTTGATGGTAATGATGACATGGAGTCTGCATATGTAGAAGCCCTGAACAGTGGTGACTGTGATTATCTGATTGACGTAATGGATAGAACTGGACCTGTTCTTGAGAAATTGTCACGTGAAACAACAAGTGAACTTTTGAGGGTTATAGCTGGCCAGTTTctgaataaaaaaatgtttgatttgGCACTGCCTTGGCTTCAACAG GTAGCGGATTTGAGCATGATTTATAAGCCAAGTCAACTTTTTGTGTCTGTGAGAGCACAAAAGGAGTTCCTTGCTTTATTGGAGGAAGCTGCAACAAGTGGATCTACAGAGCCAGCAATCAGAATTGCCATTGCACAGCTTGCATTtaaactgacaaaagtttgtgAGGTTGCACCATGCAG ttttgagtAG